The Synergistaceae bacterium DZ-S4 genome includes a region encoding these proteins:
- the rpsK gene encoding 30S ribosomal protein S11: protein MAKRVQRSRKRKERKNVSYGVAHIFSTFNNTIVTLTDKQGNALSWASGGNVGFKGTRKSTPYAAQMSAAQAAKVAQDNGVVEIDVIVKGPGPGRESAIRSLQAAGLQVNVIKDATPIPHNGCRPPKRRRV from the coding sequence GTGGCAAAACGCGTACAGCGTAGTCGTAAACGTAAAGAGAGAAAGAATGTCAGCTATGGCGTAGCGCATATTTTTTCTACGTTCAACAACACCATAGTGACGCTTACAGACAAACAGGGCAATGCACTTTCGTGGGCTTCCGGCGGCAACGTCGGCTTTAAGGGGACCCGTAAGTCAACGCCCTATGCAGCTCAGATGTCAGCGGCTCAGGCAGCAAAGGTTGCTCAGGATAACGGAGTAGTCGAGATCGATGTTATCGTAAAGGGCCCCGGACCGGGCCGCGAATCAGCGATACGTTCGCTTCAGGCAGCCGGACTTCAGGTCAATGTCATCAAAGATGCAACCCCTATCCCGCACAATGGCTGCCGCCCGCCCAAGCGGCGCCGCGTGTAG
- the rplR gene encoding 50S ribosomal protein L18, with product MISNRSRNKMRELRHRRLRKHLSGTVERPRLAVFGSLKHIYAQVIDDVQGRTLVSASTMEQTFKDLKGTGNQEAAKAVGKLIAERALAQGISAVVFDRGGHVFHGRVKALAEAAREAGLKF from the coding sequence TTGATCAGTAATCGCAGTCGCAACAAAATGCGGGAGCTCCGCCATCGTCGCCTCAGGAAACATCTCTCAGGCACTGTCGAGCGTCCCCGTCTTGCAGTATTCGGAAGCCTTAAGCATATATACGCCCAGGTTATCGATGATGTACAGGGAAGAACACTTGTGTCGGCTTCAACGATGGAGCAGACATTCAAAGACTTGAAGGGCACAGGAAACCAGGAAGCTGCAAAAGCTGTTGGCAAGCTGATCGCAGAACGTGCTCTGGCCCAGGGTATCAGTGCTGTCGTTTTTGACCGCGGCGGACATGTCTTTCACGGCAGAGTCAAGGCCCTGGCAGAAGCGGCGCGTGAAGCCGGCCTGAAGTTCTAG
- the rpmJ gene encoding 50S ribosomal protein L36 — translation MKVRPSVKTICEYCRIIKRHGVVRVICSRNPRHKQRQGARR, via the coding sequence ATGAAAGTAAGACCGTCGGTAAAGACGATTTGTGAGTATTGCAGGATAATCAAACGCCATGGCGTCGTTCGCGTGATATGCAGCAGAAATCCGCGTCACAAACAGCGCCAGGGAGCAAGGAGGTAG
- a CDS encoding ATP-binding cassette domain-containing protein produces MSSGTTLCLEGAEFQYPETEKKVLKGIDLEIRAGEWMALLGPNGSGKSTLLKLFNALLLPSQGRCFIDGMDTKNADNTEIIRSKVSMVFQNPEDQIVASVVEEDTAFGPENLGFPSDEIKSRVKEALLGAGLWEKRKHTVSSLSGGQKQRLALAGVLAIRPGALLLDEAMSMLDPASRRSFLDLVKQEHDSGCTVVQVTHRLDETALSDRTVVVAEGKIQWQGGTEEFLSMEERRLREMGFAKPPLTVLREELAKNGIVPPSTKSDISEIREKLCLSL; encoded by the coding sequence ATGAGTTCAGGTACGACCCTTTGTCTCGAGGGCGCGGAATTCCAGTATCCGGAGACCGAAAAAAAGGTTCTTAAAGGCATCGATCTGGAAATCCGCGCCGGCGAGTGGATGGCACTCCTCGGGCCCAACGGGTCCGGAAAGTCTACTTTGCTGAAATTGTTCAATGCCCTGCTGCTTCCATCGCAGGGCCGTTGTTTTATTGACGGCATGGATACAAAGAACGCAGACAATACTGAGATCATCAGGTCAAAAGTATCCATGGTCTTCCAGAACCCGGAAGACCAGATCGTGGCTTCCGTGGTGGAAGAGGACACCGCTTTCGGACCGGAAAACCTGGGATTCCCGTCCGACGAGATCAAATCAAGAGTAAAAGAAGCGCTTCTCGGAGCGGGGCTCTGGGAGAAGAGAAAGCATACCGTCTCCTCCCTCTCCGGAGGGCAGAAACAAAGGCTTGCCCTTGCCGGCGTCCTTGCCATCCGGCCGGGCGCCCTTTTGCTCGACGAAGCGATGTCAATGCTTGACCCGGCATCCAGAAGATCTTTTCTTGATCTTGTTAAGCAAGAGCACGATTCAGGGTGTACTGTCGTCCAGGTGACGCACAGACTGGACGAGACAGCTCTTTCAGACAGAACTGTTGTTGTCGCAGAGGGAAAAATACAATGGCAGGGCGGGACAGAAGAATTTTTGTCCATGGAAGAGCGCAGACTGAGGGAGATGGGGTTTGCAAAACCTCCGCTCACAGTGCTTAGGGAAGAGCTTGCAAAAAACGGGATCGTACCTCCGTCGACAAAGTCCGATATCAGTGAAATAAGGGAAAAACTATGTCTCTCACTGTAA
- the infA gene encoding translation initiation factor IF-1 produces MAKEEVIEVKGKVVEPLPNAMFQVELENGHKILAHVSGKMRMHFIRILPGDRVLLQLSPYDLTRGRITYRYK; encoded by the coding sequence ATGGCCAAAGAAGAGGTTATTGAAGTAAAAGGCAAGGTAGTGGAGCCACTGCCCAACGCCATGTTCCAGGTAGAACTGGAGAATGGCCACAAGATACTGGCTCACGTTTCTGGAAAAATGCGCATGCATTTTATTAGGATCCTTCCGGGAGATCGTGTTCTGCTTCAGCTTTCGCCCTATGACCTGACACGCGGGCGGATCACATACAGATACAAGTAG
- a CDS encoding DNA-directed RNA polymerase subunit alpha, with protein MEHDRHEIIVQESTPSYGKITIEPLEIGYGVTLGNSLRRVLLSSISGAAIVAVRIEGVLHEFSTIPGVKEDVIELLVNLKHIPVRCHSSAVTTLRLEVKGPKSVTAADIEPDSEVEFPDPEAYICTLEEGASMVMDLYVGTGTGYLPIDRPRASYLPVDALQTDALYSPVKRVKYDIQDKRMGQRTDYDSLTLEIWTNGVVSPESAVIQASRILKGYYSSIVDSLAGPGSSALEEIIKGEENAKNVSGTSGIDKQPVMAGFPMGENSIYSRPVRDLELSVRSENCLLRGGVHIIGELVSRTREDLLKIRNLGKISLREIEEKLAKFDLNLSGDISSPIDDIVETNEEKQKEEI; from the coding sequence ATGGAGCATGATCGCCATGAGATCATAGTACAGGAATCCACCCCGTCATACGGCAAAATTACCATTGAACCGCTGGAGATCGGTTATGGGGTAACTCTGGGCAACTCGCTTCGCAGAGTTCTGCTCTCTTCTATCAGTGGTGCTGCTATTGTTGCTGTGCGTATTGAGGGGGTTCTCCATGAGTTCAGTACAATCCCGGGCGTCAAAGAGGATGTGATCGAACTTTTGGTAAACCTTAAACATATTCCCGTACGCTGTCATTCTTCGGCTGTCACGACGCTCAGGCTTGAAGTAAAAGGGCCAAAGTCGGTCACAGCCGCAGATATCGAACCGGACAGCGAAGTGGAATTCCCGGATCCGGAGGCATATATCTGCACCCTGGAAGAAGGCGCATCTATGGTAATGGATCTTTATGTGGGCACAGGGACAGGGTATTTGCCCATTGACCGTCCCAGAGCTTCCTACCTGCCCGTGGACGCGCTTCAGACTGATGCGCTCTATTCGCCTGTAAAGAGGGTCAAGTATGATATCCAGGACAAGCGTATGGGCCAGAGGACAGACTATGACAGCCTTACACTTGAGATCTGGACTAACGGGGTAGTATCCCCTGAATCGGCTGTGATACAGGCAAGCAGGATACTGAAGGGATACTATTCCTCCATAGTCGATTCGCTTGCCGGCCCGGGAAGCAGTGCGCTGGAAGAGATAATCAAGGGCGAGGAGAACGCAAAGAACGTCTCCGGCACCTCCGGTATCGATAAACAGCCAGTAATGGCAGGTTTCCCGATGGGCGAAAATTCCATCTACTCAAGGCCCGTCCGAGACCTGGAACTCTCTGTACGGAGCGAGAACTGCCTCCTTCGCGGCGGAGTTCACATAATAGGCGAGCTGGTTTCGAGAACGAGGGAAGATCTTCTCAAAATACGCAACCTTGGCAAGATATCGCTCAGGGAGATAGAAGAGAAGCTTGCAAAATTCGATCTTAATCTAAGCGGAGACATAAGTTCTCCGATAGATGACATAGTCGAAACGAACGAAGAGAAACAGAAGGAGGAAATTTAA
- the rpmD gene encoding 50S ribosomal protein L30: MAKVTITWKKSTIGRPPRQERIIKALGFHRLNDTVCHEATPQIMGMVNSIPHLLEWNVEE, encoded by the coding sequence ATGGCAAAAGTAACCATTACGTGGAAAAAAAGCACGATCGGCCGCCCTCCCCGTCAGGAGAGGATAATCAAGGCCCTCGGCTTTCACAGGCTGAACGACACAGTCTGTCACGAAGCCACTCCGCAGATAATGGGAATGGTCAACTCCATTCCCCACCTGCTGGAGTGGAATGTAGAGGAATAG
- the secY gene encoding preprotein translocase subunit SecY — protein MLDSFRDAFRLPDLKRRILFTLAALFVYRLGAHMPTPGVDAAALGKLFEQGGVLGFLDLFAGGALSRFSIFALGVTPYINASIVMQLLTVVVPSLEKMQKEGEEGRKKVVQYTRYGTIIFALIQAVGMTGWLRNLGIFTGSWMDIALVAVTLTTGAVAVMWLGEVMSDHGIGNGISLLIFAGIVARIPEAIIRTFTLVRLGEMNILIVLLAVLVMVAVIAGCVMLQEGQRRLPVQYAKRMVGNKMYGGQSSFIPLRVNTAGVIPIIFASSVLLFPYTIAGLFQHGIAQAVQSAFSPSSPIYMILYVAMIIFFSYFYTAVVFKPEDISTNMKKNGGFILGIRPGRPTTDYIEKVMGRITLGGAVALAVVAVVPTMMTGLMNINTFYFGGTAVIIVVGVALDTVHQIEGQLIMRHYEGILKRRGGKTGGLLRM, from the coding sequence GTGTTAGATTCCTTCCGGGATGCCTTCAGACTGCCTGACCTTAAGCGGCGGATACTCTTTACCCTGGCCGCGTTGTTCGTTTACAGGCTGGGAGCGCACATGCCGACACCGGGTGTCGACGCGGCAGCTCTCGGCAAGCTTTTTGAGCAGGGCGGCGTTTTGGGTTTCCTGGACCTCTTTGCAGGAGGCGCACTCAGCAGATTCAGCATATTTGCACTCGGTGTGACCCCGTACATCAACGCAAGCATTGTCATGCAGCTGCTCACAGTTGTGGTGCCGAGCCTTGAAAAGATGCAGAAAGAGGGAGAGGAAGGGCGTAAGAAGGTAGTTCAGTACACACGCTACGGAACTATAATCTTCGCGCTTATTCAGGCAGTCGGAATGACGGGCTGGCTCAGGAATCTCGGGATATTTACAGGCAGCTGGATGGATATAGCACTTGTTGCCGTAACACTTACGACCGGCGCGGTGGCTGTCATGTGGCTCGGAGAAGTAATGTCCGACCATGGCATCGGAAACGGCATATCACTCCTTATCTTTGCAGGTATAGTCGCAAGGATACCGGAAGCGATAATAAGGACCTTCACGCTTGTAAGGCTTGGAGAGATGAACATTCTGATAGTGCTGCTGGCAGTCCTTGTAATGGTTGCCGTAATAGCAGGATGTGTAATGCTCCAGGAAGGGCAGCGCCGTCTCCCGGTGCAGTATGCCAAGCGCATGGTCGGGAACAAAATGTACGGAGGACAGAGCAGCTTTATACCTCTGCGAGTAAACACAGCGGGAGTCATACCGATAATCTTCGCGTCATCGGTACTGCTCTTCCCTTATACCATTGCCGGCCTTTTTCAGCATGGTATCGCACAGGCGGTCCAGAGTGCATTCAGCCCCAGCAGCCCCATCTACATGATACTTTACGTGGCGATGATAATCTTCTTCTCGTACTTCTACACTGCGGTAGTCTTCAAGCCTGAAGACATTTCGACGAACATGAAGAAGAACGGCGGGTTCATCCTGGGTATACGCCCGGGCAGACCGACAACAGACTATATCGAAAAAGTCATGGGACGCATAACTCTTGGCGGAGCGGTCGCGCTAGCGGTAGTGGCCGTCGTTCCCACAATGATGACAGGGCTGATGAATATCAACACCTTCTATTTCGGCGGAACTGCCGTGATAATAGTGGTCGGTGTTGCCCTTGACACGGTACATCAGATAGAAGGCCAGCTTATAATGCGTCATTACGAAGGTATCCTGAAGCGCCGCGGAGGCAAGACAGGCGGCCTTCTGAGAATGTAA
- the rpsM gene encoding 30S ribosomal protein S13 codes for MARIAGVDLPREKRIEIALTYIFGVGPAVAQQIITTTGIDPNTRVKDLTEEEEQKLRAELENNHKVEGDLRREIAMNIKRLMDIGCYRGLRHRQGLPVRGQRTKTNARTRKGPKRTVAGKKKATK; via the coding sequence ATGGCTCGTATAGCCGGCGTCGACCTGCCGCGTGAGAAGAGGATCGAAATCGCCCTCACCTACATTTTCGGAGTAGGTCCGGCAGTTGCGCAGCAGATAATCACAACAACTGGCATCGACCCCAACACAAGGGTGAAAGACCTGACTGAAGAGGAAGAGCAGAAGCTGCGCGCAGAACTTGAAAACAACCACAAGGTTGAAGGTGACCTTCGCCGTGAGATAGCAATGAACATCAAGCGTCTCATGGATATAGGTTGCTATCGCGGTCTCAGACACCGCCAGGGTCTTCCTGTCCGCGGTCAGAGGACCAAGACGAACGCCCGTACACGCAAGGGTCCGAAGAGGACAGTCGCGGGCAAGAAAAAAGCCACGAAATAA
- a CDS encoding KOW domain-containing RNA-binding protein: MIEGSLKTGDVVFVRRGKNNGKQFVVVGIESETRVFIADGRNYPVEKPKKKNVKHLQKRLMNLKDVAGRVAGGKPLDNGWLAQKVSVILDDGDTSWRQGG, from the coding sequence TTGATCGAAGGGTCCCTGAAGACGGGCGATGTGGTCTTTGTGCGCCGCGGAAAGAACAACGGAAAACAGTTTGTAGTGGTGGGAATTGAAAGTGAGACACGGGTCTTCATAGCTGACGGCAGAAATTACCCCGTCGAGAAGCCTAAAAAAAAGAACGTGAAGCACCTTCAAAAGAGACTAATGAATCTCAAAGATGTGGCTGGGCGTGTTGCTGGCGGGAAACCTCTGGACAACGGCTGGTTGGCACAGAAAGTTTCCGTGATTCTGGATGACGGCGACACATCTTGGAGACAGGGAGGTTGA
- the rplO gene encoding 50S ribosomal protein L15, whose translation MNLHDLCPAEGSRKKKKRLGQGLGSGKGKTAGKGHKGQKARAGVSIKANFEGGQMPLARRIPKRGFSNYRFAVRYEIVNISDLEDRFENGSEITAESLYALRLISGADKPVKILGVGELSKNFTVHANAYSASAAKKIEAAGGKAEVI comes from the coding sequence ATGAATCTTCATGATCTGTGTCCCGCAGAGGGTTCACGTAAAAAGAAGAAACGTCTTGGTCAGGGCCTTGGCAGCGGTAAAGGCAAGACCGCGGGCAAAGGGCACAAAGGACAGAAGGCCAGAGCCGGAGTATCGATCAAGGCTAACTTTGAAGGCGGCCAGATGCCTCTTGCCCGCCGTATCCCAAAACGCGGATTCAGCAATTACCGTTTTGCGGTGAGATATGAAATAGTCAACATTTCTGATCTCGAAGACCGCTTCGAGAACGGCTCTGAAATTACAGCAGAGAGCCTTTACGCTCTCCGCCTGATCTCAGGTGCAGACAAACCGGTCAAGATACTCGGGGTCGGTGAACTTTCAAAGAACTTTACAGTGCACGCTAACGCCTACAGCGCATCGGCTGCAAAAAAGATCGAAGCAGCCGGCGGAAAGGCAGAGGTGATCTAA
- the rpsD gene encoding 30S ribosomal protein S4 — MSRYTGPVCRLCRAEGTKLFLKGDRCYTEKCGLTKRNSRPGQHGTRRGKMSEYGLRLREKQKLRRFYGLNETQFSTIYEKASNLPGQTGHNFLQLLERRIDNVVYRLGFGVSRSQARQLVAHGHFTVNGRKLDIPSALLKPGDVVAVAEGSREVVLLKENSEAAAVRSIPAWLSFSPDSMTGNVLTVPIREQIEVPVNEQLVVEFYAR; from the coding sequence ATGAGCAGATACACAGGACCTGTCTGCAGGCTTTGCCGTGCAGAGGGGACGAAGCTCTTTCTTAAAGGAGACCGCTGTTATACGGAGAAATGCGGTCTTACGAAGCGTAATTCAAGGCCGGGTCAGCATGGTACCCGCCGCGGCAAAATGAGCGAATATGGACTCCGTTTGAGGGAAAAGCAGAAGCTTCGCCGTTTTTACGGACTCAACGAGACCCAGTTCAGCACAATATATGAAAAGGCATCAAATCTTCCGGGACAGACAGGCCATAATTTCCTTCAGCTCCTTGAGCGCAGGATCGACAACGTCGTCTATCGCCTCGGCTTTGGTGTCAGCAGGAGCCAGGCAAGACAGCTGGTAGCTCACGGGCATTTCACGGTCAACGGCCGCAAGCTCGACATCCCCAGCGCACTTCTTAAGCCGGGAGATGTAGTGGCTGTCGCAGAAGGAAGCAGGGAGGTAGTCCTTCTGAAGGAAAATTCTGAGGCAGCGGCAGTGCGCAGCATTCCTGCCTGGCTATCCTTCAGCCCTGATTCCATGACAGGCAATGTTCTGACAGTGCCTATCCGCGAGCAGATCGAAGTACCTGTTAACGAACAGCTGGTTGTTGAATTCTATGCCCGTTAG
- the rplQ gene encoding 50S ribosomal protein L17 has protein sequence MRHRVTTRRLGRCSSHRWAMLGNMAASLFIEGSIVTTTTRAKEVRRVAEKLITKAKSGSLNDRRLVVARLPHKEAVTKLFNELGPKYADRNGGYTRIVKLGARVGDASEMAVIQLVD, from the coding sequence ATGAGACACCGCGTGACAACAAGGCGGTTGGGACGCTGCAGCTCCCATAGGTGGGCCATGCTCGGGAATATGGCAGCCAGTCTCTTCATTGAGGGCAGCATAGTGACTACAACGACCAGGGCAAAGGAAGTTCGCAGAGTAGCCGAAAAGCTTATCACCAAAGCTAAATCAGGCAGCCTCAACGACCGTCGTCTCGTCGTGGCACGCTTACCGCATAAAGAGGCTGTTACAAAGCTTTTCAATGAACTTGGACCCAAATATGCTGACCGCAACGGCGGCTATACAAGGATAGTCAAACTTGGCGCCCGTGTTGGCGATGCTTCCGAGATGGCGGTTATACAGCTGGTCGATTAG
- the rpsH gene encoding 30S ribosomal protein S8 has product MHITDPVADMLTRIRNANVVYHEMVDMPLSKMRLEMARILKEEGYIRNYKTINDSKQPMPILRVTMNYGPAKERVIQGLRRISKPGRRIYVGKDELPKVMGGLGIAMISTSAGLMTDAEARKRGLGGEVVCYVW; this is encoded by the coding sequence ATGCATATTACCGATCCTGTCGCGGATATGCTCACACGCATTAGGAATGCGAACGTTGTCTATCATGAAATGGTGGACATGCCTCTTAGCAAGATGCGCCTCGAAATGGCGCGCATCCTTAAAGAGGAAGGCTATATCCGCAACTACAAGACGATCAATGATTCAAAGCAGCCGATGCCCATACTCAGGGTGACCATGAACTATGGACCGGCGAAGGAACGCGTGATCCAGGGACTGCGCAGGATAAGCAAGCCCGGACGCCGTATTTACGTTGGCAAGGACGAGCTTCCCAAAGTAATGGGCGGCCTCGGGATCGCCATGATATCAACATCAGCAGGGCTTATGACCGACGCAGAAGCGCGCAAGCGCGGACTTGGCGGCGAAGTCGTATGCTATGTATGGTAA
- the map gene encoding type I methionyl aminopeptidase, which produces MITFKSDRDLEKMRHAGRIVADILRLMKDMVRPGVDTYTLDLAAEALVMKENARPAFKGYRVPWVSTPFPGTICASVNDEIVHGIPSKERVLQDGDIISIDTGVSYSGFFGDAACTFAVGEISEDRQRLLDITLESLHRGVNAVRAGATLGDIGHAIESLVIPSGFGLVRDYAGHGIGRRLHEAPQVPNYGRPGNGITLKAGMTFCVEPMVMSGSEEVKNLSDNWTVVTADGSDAAHFEHSLLVTPDGAEILTPWE; this is translated from the coding sequence ATGATCACCTTTAAAAGCGATCGGGATCTTGAAAAAATGCGCCATGCCGGACGTATTGTCGCTGATATCCTCAGGCTTATGAAAGACATGGTGAGACCGGGTGTTGACACCTATACTCTGGACCTGGCGGCTGAGGCCCTTGTCATGAAAGAGAACGCCAGGCCGGCGTTCAAGGGTTACAGGGTCCCATGGGTATCCACACCTTTTCCCGGCACTATCTGCGCCTCTGTGAATGATGAGATAGTACACGGGATACCTTCTAAAGAGAGAGTGCTTCAGGACGGCGATATCATCAGCATTGACACAGGGGTATCTTACAGCGGTTTTTTCGGAGATGCTGCCTGCACCTTTGCAGTAGGCGAAATAAGCGAAGATCGGCAGCGGCTGCTCGATATAACGCTTGAGTCGCTGCACAGGGGAGTCAATGCGGTGAGAGCAGGCGCGACGCTTGGTGACATAGGTCATGCCATAGAGAGCTTAGTTATACCTTCCGGTTTCGGTCTGGTAAGGGATTACGCAGGACACGGAATAGGCAGAAGGCTGCACGAAGCGCCGCAGGTACCAAACTACGGAAGGCCGGGCAACGGTATTACATTAAAGGCCGGCATGACCTTCTGTGTTGAACCGATGGTAATGTCGGGGAGTGAAGAGGTCAAAAACCTCTCAGACAACTGGACTGTAGTAACAGCTGACGGCAGCGATGCAGCTCATTTTGAACACAGTCTTCTTGTTACCCCTGACGGAGCGGAGATACTGACGCCATGGGAGTGA
- the rpsE gene encoding 30S ribosomal protein S5 — MAKDTPSNKTYSSRGLELSERIVSINRVSKVVKGGKRFRFSVLVVVGDGVSQVGLGIGKAKEISEAMRKGIEHAKKNMIDLKKVGHTIPHPIVGKFGAAEVMLRPAAPGTGVIAGGAVRAIMELGGVKDILTKVIGRTSNPINVSYATMSAVKNLRTPEEIRRLRGKDRKEA; from the coding sequence GTGGCGAAGGATACACCTAGCAATAAAACCTATAGCAGCAGGGGCCTTGAGCTTTCAGAGCGCATAGTATCCATCAACAGGGTAAGCAAGGTCGTCAAAGGCGGAAAGAGGTTCCGTTTCAGCGTACTTGTAGTTGTCGGAGACGGCGTGAGCCAGGTAGGTCTCGGCATCGGCAAAGCCAAGGAAATTTCTGAGGCAATGCGCAAAGGTATAGAGCATGCAAAGAAGAACATGATCGACCTTAAGAAGGTCGGACATACCATTCCGCATCCTATAGTCGGAAAGTTCGGAGCCGCCGAGGTAATGCTCCGCCCTGCAGCGCCCGGTACCGGAGTTATCGCCGGCGGAGCTGTCCGTGCGATCATGGAGCTTGGCGGAGTAAAAGATATCCTGACCAAGGTCATCGGAAGGACCTCCAACCCGATCAATGTTTCCTATGCGACAATGTCTGCCGTCAAAAACCTGAGGACTCCCGAAGAGATCCGAAGGCTGCGCGGCAAGGACCGCAAGGAAGCGTAG
- a CDS encoding adenylate kinase, which produces MRIILIGAPGSGKGTQAESIRQKYPIAHISTGDILRANVKADTELGRNAKGYMEAGKLVPDEVIVAMVESRLQEPDCEEGFLLDGFPRTRPQAEALDSMLKKLGISLDAVIQLEVDDDVVVQRLTTRRVCKSCGEIYNMIFKPAKVEGVCDKCGGEVIQRDDDKESVIRNRLTVFHEQTAPLIDHYRSKDILFSVDAAGGKDVVLKLLEKMKGEDR; this is translated from the coding sequence ATGCGGATCATACTGATCGGAGCCCCGGGTTCAGGAAAAGGAACTCAGGCTGAGAGCATCAGGCAGAAATATCCCATTGCCCACATATCCACAGGAGACATACTCAGGGCCAATGTCAAGGCCGATACCGAACTTGGCAGGAATGCAAAAGGATATATGGAAGCCGGAAAACTTGTGCCTGACGAAGTGATAGTTGCAATGGTAGAGTCAAGGCTGCAGGAACCTGACTGTGAAGAAGGGTTCCTGCTGGACGGATTCCCGAGGACCAGACCTCAGGCTGAAGCGCTTGACTCTATGCTGAAAAAACTCGGCATATCACTTGATGCGGTCATCCAGCTTGAAGTAGATGACGACGTCGTTGTGCAGAGGCTTACCACAAGAAGGGTATGCAAATCTTGCGGTGAGATCTATAATATGATCTTTAAGCCGGCAAAGGTCGAAGGAGTCTGTGACAAGTGCGGCGGAGAAGTGATCCAGCGTGATGACGACAAAGAAAGCGTCATCCGCAACCGCCTTACCGTCTTCCACGAACAGACAGCACCTTTGATCGATCATTACCGAAGCAAAGACATTCTTTTTTCTGTCGATGCAGCCGGTGGAAAGGATGTTGTTCTGAAGCTTCTGGAAAAAATGAAGGGCGAAGATCGATGA
- the rplF gene encoding 50S ribosomal protein L6 — MSRIGRKPIPLPKGVEVKIDGSRVSVKGSKGILEMDVMPQIKVEQEDAKLVVTRESEIKTVRAAHGMTRAILNNMVTGVSSGFEKVLEIVGVGYRAQMQGKNLVLSLGFSHPVEVEPPAGIEFACESPIKIVVRGIDRQLVGQVASNIREYRPPEPYKGKGIRYSGEFVIRKAGKAGAKK, encoded by the coding sequence GTGTCTAGGATAGGACGTAAACCGATACCGCTTCCAAAGGGAGTAGAAGTGAAGATCGACGGCAGCCGCGTCTCCGTAAAGGGTTCCAAAGGTATCCTTGAGATGGATGTGATGCCTCAGATCAAAGTTGAACAGGAAGATGCGAAACTGGTCGTTACCCGCGAGAGCGAAATAAAGACAGTCCGCGCCGCACACGGTATGACAAGGGCGATCCTGAACAACATGGTTACCGGGGTAAGCAGCGGGTTTGAAAAAGTACTTGAGATCGTCGGAGTCGGCTACCGCGCTCAGATGCAGGGCAAGAACCTTGTCCTGAGCCTTGGCTTTTCACATCCCGTAGAGGTCGAACCGCCGGCAGGCATAGAATTTGCATGTGAAAGCCCGATCAAGATAGTCGTACGCGGCATAGACAGGCAGCTTGTCGGACAGGTCGCGTCAAACATACGCGAGTATCGTCCTCCCGAACCTTACAAAGGCAAGGGCATAAGGTACTCCGGTGAATTCGTGATACGCAAGGCCGGCAAGGCCGGCGCCAAGAAGTAA
- a CDS encoding type Z 30S ribosomal protein S14: MARKSLVNKSKLEPKFKVRKYNRCPLCGRPHGYIRKFDMCRCCFRKLAREGKIPGVVKSSW; the protein is encoded by the coding sequence ATGGCCCGTAAAAGCTTGGTAAACAAATCAAAGCTTGAACCGAAGTTCAAAGTGAGAAAGTATAACCGCTGCCCCCTGTGCGGACGTCCGCATGGGTATATAAGAAAGTTCGACATGTGCCGCTGCTGTTTCCGCAAGCTTGCGCGCGAGGGCAAGATCCCTGGCGTAGTCAAGTCGAGCTGGTAG